The Bradyrhizobium sp. CCGB01 genome segment GCCGGCCTTGCCTTCGGCATCGATGAAGCGGATCGCGATGGCATCGCTCTCGCGTCCGACCTCGAGCAGGATCTCCTGGCGGTCGAGCCAGACCGCACGGCGGCGCTCGCGCTGCACGACGCGGCCGCCCATCTGGCCCGAGATCTGCCGCTTGCGCTCGCCGAGCACGTGATCGATGGCGGCGCCGACCGCGGCGATCCGCCGCGCGACCTCGCCTTCGGGCACGCGCACCGCAAAGCCCTTGGGGAATTCCTCGGCGATGAAGCCGGTCGAGAGCCGTCCCTCACGCCAGCGCGGATGGTGCATCAGCGCCGACAGGAACGGGATGTTGTGGCGGATACCCTCGACATAGAACGAGTCCAGCGCGGTGGCCTGCGCCTCGATCGCGGCCGCGCGCGAGGGCGCATGCGTGACGAGCTTGGCGATCATCGGATCGTAATGGATCGAGATCTCGCCGCCCTCCTGCACGCCGGTATCGTTGCGCACGGTGATGCCGTCCTGGCTCGCTTCGGCCGGCGGGCGGTACTTCACGAGGCGCCCGATCGAGGGCAGGAAATTGCGGAACGGGTCTTCGGCGTAGAGACGCGATTCCACCGCCCAGCCGGTCAGCGTGACGTCCTTCTGGCTGATCGCCAGCTTCTCGCCGGCGGCGACGCGGAGCATCTGCTCGACGAGGTCGATGCCGGTGACAAGCTCGGTGACGGGATGCTCGACCTGGAGACGCGTGTTCATCTCCAGGAAGAAGAAGCTCTTGTCCTGGCCCGCGACGAATTCGACGGTGCCGGCGGAATCGTAGTTCACCGCCTTGGCGAGTGCGACTGCCTGCTCGCCCATCTTGCGGCGGGTGGCCTCGTCGAGCAGCGGCGACGGCGCCTCCTCGATGACCTTCTGGTTGCGGCGCTGGATCGAGCATTCGCGCTCGCCGAGATAGATCACGTTGCCGTGCTTGTCGCCCAGCACCTGGATCTCGATGTGGCGGGGGTCGACGATGAACTTCTCGACGAAGACGCGGTCGTCGCCGAACGAGGCCTTGGCCTCGGCCTTGGCGAGGTTGAAGCCCTCGGCAACTTCGGCCTTGGAATGCGCGATGCGCATGCCCTTGCCGCCGCCGCCGGCAGAGGCCTTGATCATCACGGGATAGCCGATCTCGTCGGCGATCCTGACCGCGTGCTTGTCGTCCTCGATGACGCCGAGATAGCCGGGCACGGTCGAGACCTTGGCCTTGGCGGCGGCCTTCTTGGACTCGATCTTGTCGCCCATCGCGGCGATCGCGCCCGGGTTCGGGCCGATGAAGACGATGCCGGCGGCCTCCAGCGCGCGCGGAAACGCCTCGCGCTCGGACAGGAAGCCGTAGCCGGGATGCACGGCCTCGGCGCCGGTCTTGCGGCAAGCCTCCACGATCTTCTCGATCACCAGATAGCTCTCGGCGGCTGCCGGCGGGCCGATCAGCACGGCCTCGTCGGCCATCTCGACATGGAGGGCATCGCGGTCGGCCTCAGAATAGACCGCAACCGTCTGAATTCCCATGCGGCGAGCGGTCTTGATGACCCGGCAGGCGATTTCGCCGCGATTGGCGATCAGAATGCGTTTGAACATGCTTTTCTTGAGTCTCGACCTTGGGCGGGACCCTTCCCCTGGCCGTTGGGGCCTGCGGGGACGGGCCGTGTGGCCCCCGTGGTACATCAAAATGGGCCGGAGGCAACGGTCTAAATCCGCGTCCTCTGGCGTACCAGCGCAAGACCGAAACCGGCCTGGTGAGCCCTTGAGCGGACCTACGGCTTCGCGGCCCGGGCCACGTCCCGGACCAGGCCGTGAATGAAGCCCAGCTTGCCGACCACCGCCGGAGACAGGATGAAGGGATAGAGGTCGCGCAGCCCCATGGCGCGGTTGACGCTGTTCATGGCGAAGGTGAAGGGCAGCCATGCGTTGACGAGCGCCTCGACGTTCCTCGTCTCATAGGGGTTGAAACGGATGCGCGCCGTCAATTCCCCGTCGCGGTCGACCTTGGGGCGCACCTCCATGCCGAACTCGGAGGCCATCTCCAGGGTATCGACGATGTGGAGGTAGTGCGCCCAGGTCTCGGCGAAGTCTTCCCAGGGATGCGTGGTCGCGTAGGCCGAGACGTAGTTCTGCTGCCAGTCCGGCGGCGCGCCTTCGGCATAATGGAGCTGCAAGGCCTGGCCGTAATCGGCGGAATCATCGCCGAACACCGCGCGGCATTCCTCCAGCCTGTCGCCGTCGCGCACCAGCACATCCCAGAAATAGTGGCCGACCTCGTGGCGGAAATGCCCGAGCAGCGTGCGGTAGGGCTCGCCCATCTCGAGCCTGCGCCGCTCGCGTTCGATGTCGTCGGTCTCGGTCAGCGCGATCGTGATCAGGCCGTTGTCGTGGCCGGTCATGATCCTCTGCCCGCTGTTCGGATCGTCGGCGAGGAAATTGAAGATCAGCCCATGTTCAGGATTTTCCTGCCGCGTCTGGAGCGGCAGCTTCCAGCGGATCAGGGAATAGAACAGCCGGTGTTTCGCCACCTCCAGCTCGCGCCAGCCGGCGAGCTGAACCGGATCGGACAGATCAGGCACGATGCCGTTGTGGCGGCAGGCGCGGCAATAGCCGGTGGTATCGCCCGCATCCGTCAGCCAGTTGCAGGCATCGTACTCGGCGTTGCGGCAGAGCATCCGACGCTTGCCCTTGTCGGCGAGCGTGGCCCAGGCCTCGCCATCGGGCTCGATCGCCGACATCGTCTCCCTCTCCGGCAGGAATGCGACCCGGTGGCCGCAGCGTTCGCAGGCGCGGTTCTCGAAATAGAGGACGTTGCCGCAGTCCTGGCAGACAAAGAGCTTCAAGATTTAGCCTCTTCGGGAAGGGAGTTTTATCAATAAGAGTTGTGGCGCCTCGCAGATACGCGCGCGGAGGGCTCATCGTTCCAATATTCGGAACAAATAGCCAGACCCGGCGTTCGTTCACATCCACACCGGATCGGTGGCGCCTTTCCATTCTTATCCCCTTTTGAGCAATGGCTATCACGCTTTGTCTGTGTGAATATCGGCCCGGCACGTGCGCTCTCGCATCACAACGGCCGACACCTTGAACGATCCTCTGCCCGAGACCACCGCCGCCGAAAGGCTGCGCCAGCACCTCGAAGACATCGCGCGCGAGCGCGACGATGCCTACCGCGCGCTCCAGGAGCGCGAGGCGGAGCTGGCGCGCATCCAGCGCATCGGCAAGGTCGGCGGCCTCGAGGTCGACTTCCGCCAGGGCTTCAAGAACCGCCGCTCGCCGGAATATCTGATGATCCACGGGCTGCCGGCGGAAGCCGCCGACGAGACGCACGAGGACTGGGTCAACCGCATCCATCCCGAGGACCGCGACGCCGCGGTCAAGCATTTCTTCGATGCGCTGGCCGGCACGAGCGAAGACTATACAGCCGAGTACCGCATTATCCGCCCCAGCGACGGCGAGACCCGCTGGATCCGCGTCGTCGCCAAGCTCGAACGCGACACCGACGGCCGCGCCATCCGCCTCGTGGGCGCCCATATCGACGTCACGGCCCAGGCGCTCGCGCGCGAGACCCTGCGCGAGAGCGAGGAGCGTTTCCGGCTGATCGCCGACAGCGCGCCGGTGCCGATCTGGGTCACAAAGCTCGACCGCACGCGTTCCTTCGCCAACCAGGCTTATGTCGACTTCGTCGGCCTGCCCTACGACCAGGCCATCGCCTTCGACTGGCGCAAGGTGCTGCATCCCGAGGACCTGCCGCATGTGCTCCAGCAATCGGTCCAGGGCGAAGCTTCGCTCAAACCGTTCGTGCTGGAGGCACGCTACAAGGACGCATCCGGTCAATGGCGCTGGCTGCGCTCGGAATCGCAACCGCGCTGGGACCCGACCGGCAAGCATATCGGCTTCATCGGCGTCGCCCACGACATCACCGTCGCCAAGCAGGCCGAGATCGAGCTGCGGCAACTCAACGAGACGCTGGAAGAGCGCATCGTGGAGCGCACCGCCCAGCTCGAATCCAACGAGGCGCGGCTACGCGCCATCCTGGAGACCAGCAACCAGTATCAGGGTCTGGTCAACCTCGAGGGCGAATTGCTCTATGCCAACAAGACCGCGCTCGACGGCATCAAGGCCAGCCCTGCGGACGTGATCGGCAAGCCATTCTGGGACACGCCCTGGTTCACCGGCACCCACGGCATGAGCGCAACCGTGCGCGAGGCCTTCGACACCGTGCTCAGAGGCGAAGCGGTGCGGCTGGAGATGCGCCTGCGCCTGCCCATCGGCGAGCGCGATTTCGACTTCGGCATGCGTCCCGTGCTCGACCGCCACGGTAACATCACCGGCGCGGTACCCGAGGCCGTCGACATCACCGAGCGCCGTCGCGGCGAGGAAGCGCTGCGGCAATCGCAGAAGATGGAGGCGATCGGCCAGCTCACCGGCGGCGTCGCACATGACTTCAACAACCTGCTCACCATCATCCGCTCCGCGACCGACTTCCTGCGCCGCCGCGAGCTGCCGGAAGAACGCCGCCGCCGCTATGTCGACGCCATTTCCGACACCGTGGAGCGCGCCTCCAAGCTCACCGCACAGCTTCTGGCCTTTGCGCGCAGGCAGCCGCTGAAACCGCAGATCTTCAACGTCGGCAGCCAGGTCGAGGGCGTGGCGCAACTGATCCGGCCGCTGGTCGGCGGCCGCATCGAGATCGGCGTCGAGGTGAACGATGCCGACTGCTTCACGGTGGCCGACATCGCGCAGTTTGAGAGCGCGCTGATCAACCTCGCCATCAACGCCCGCGACGCCATGGACGGTGAAGGCCGCCTCACCATCGCCGTGCGCAAGGTCGCGGGCATCCCCGGCTTGCGCGCGCAGTCGGCGCGTGGCGGCGACTATGTCGCGATCTCGGTCGCGGACACCGGCAGCGGCATCGCGCCTGAGAACATCGACGCCATCTTCGAGCCGTTCTTCACCACCAAGGAAGTCGGCAAGGGTACCGGCCTCGGCCTCAGCCAGGCCTTCGGCTTCGCCAAGCAGTCCGAGGGCGACATCGCGGTGACCAGCATGCACGGCGAAGGCGCGACCTTCACCATCTACCTGCCGCAGGCGCACAGTCCTGCCGCGGAGAAGGACGCTGCGGCACTGACCAGCGAAGCCGCGACCACGGGGCGCGGCTATCGCGTGCTTGTGGTCGAGGACAATGACGATGTCGGCCAGTTCTCGACCGAACTGCTGGAGGACCTCGGCTACGTCGTCCGCCGCGTCGCCAACGCCAATGCGGCGCTCGCCATCCTCGGCGAGAACGAATTCTCCGTCGACCTCGTCTTCTCCGACGTCATCATGCCCGGGATGAACGGCGTCGAGCTCGCCGGCATCATCCGCGAGCGCTATCCGGGCCTGCCCGTCGTGCTCACCTCCGGCTACAGCAACGTCCTCGCGGAAAATGCGCATCGCGGGTTCGAACTGATCCAGAAGCCGTATTCGGTGGAGTCGCTGTCGCGCATTTTGCGCAAGGCGATCACGGAGAAGCTGTCGGTGGCGCGCTAAAGAGAGACTCCATGAAACCCGCCCTCTTTTCCGCCTGGCAGACCTGGGCGCTCCTCTCCGCCTGCTTCGCGGCGCTGACGGCGATCTTCGCCAAGGTCGGCGTCGAGAACATCAATCCGGATCTCGCCACCTTCATCCGCACCATCGTGGTGCTGCTCGCGTTCTCGGTGCTGCTGTTCTTCACCGGCCAATTCGCCGTCCCGTCGGCGGTCTCGCCGAAGACATGGACGTTCCTGGTGCTGTCGGGGCTTGCGACCGGCGCCTCATGGCTCTGTTACTTTCGCGCGTTGAAGCTCGGCCCCGCCACGCTGGTGGCGCCGATCGACAAGCTCAGCGTCGTGCTGGTCGCTCTCTTCGCCTTCGCCTTTCTCGGCGAGCGGCCGACCGCGCAAGGCTGGCTTGGCATCGCCATGATCGGCGCCGGCGCAGTGCTGCTGGCCGTAAAATTCTAGGACGGAACAAAGGCTGCGTGAGATCGGTTTCTGTTCCCAGCCATGATCGGGGAGAGCGATGTCGAGCGAAAATCCCGATCAGGCAAGGCGTGCCGGCCGCGCGCTGGATGCGGCGAATTTCTTCCTCGCCGACGTCCGCGACGGGCTCGGCCCCTATCTCGCCGTCTATCTCCTCACCGAGCAGCACTGGGACGAGGCGCGCATCGGCCTCGTGATGTCGATCGCGACCATTGCCGGCATCGTGGCGCAGACGCCGGCCGGCGCGCTGGTCGACGCGACCCGGGCGAAGCGGCTGGTGATGGTCATCGCAGCGATCATGGTCACGCTCGCCTCGCTGTCGCTGCCACTGTTTCCGGGGTTTTTGCCCGTCGCAATCTCGCAAGGGATCGCGCAGGCCGCCGCCGTGGTCTTTCCACCGGCGATCGCCGCCGTCTCGCTCGGCATCTTCGGCCATGCCGCGTTCACCCGGCGGATCGGCCGCAACGAGACTTTCAATCACGCCGGCAACGCGGTCGCGGCGGCTCTCGCCGGCCTCTCGGCCTACTGGTTCGGCCCGACCGTCGTGTTCTACCTTCTCGGGGCCATGGCGATTGCGAGCCTCGTCAGCATCCTCGCGATCCCCGCCCGCGCCATCGACCATGACCTCGCCCGCGGCCTGCACGAGGCCGATGCGGGCCTTCAGCGCGAGCAGCCCTCGGGTCTCGCGGTGCTGTTGACCTGCCGCCCGCTGCTCGTCTTCGCGATCTGCGTCCTGCTCTTCCATCTTTCCAACGCTGCCATGCTGCCGCTGGTCGGGCAAAAGCTCGCGCTCCAGGACAGGAACATGGGCACCAGCCTGATGTCGGCCTGCATCGTCGCCGCGCAAATCGTGATGGTGCCGTTCGCCATGCTGGTCGGGGCCAGGGCCGACCGCTGGGGGCACAAGCGCTTCTTCCTCGCCGCGCTGTTGATCCTGCCGCTTCGGGGGGCGCTCTATACGCTCTCCGACAATCCGTTCTGGCTGGTCGGGGTCCAGCTGCTCGACGGCGTCGGCGCCGGCATCTTTGGTGCGATCTTCCCCGTCATCGTCGCCGACCTCATGCGCAACACCGGCCGCTTCAACGTGGCGCAAGGTGCTGTCATCACCGCGCAGAGCATTGGCGCCGCGCTGTCGACGACACTGGCCGGCCTCGTCGTGGTCGGCGCCGGCTATAGCGCAGCGTTCATGACACTCGGCGCCGTGGCCGCGATCGGCGCCGTCGTCTGCATCGTCGCTTTGCCCGAGACGCGGCAAGGCGAAGATAGCGATCCGCGCCCTCGGGGGAAGACAGAGGCGCCGGCTTCCGCTATCGCTGCCGAACAAACCCGTTCCATTTCGAGGACTGAACGTGCCGTCTAACGCCATCTGGGCCTGGAGCATCATCGCCGCCGCGACCGGAGGCGTCATCATCCGGCCCTTTCGCCTGCCCGAGGCGATCTGGGCCCTGGTCGGCGCCGGCTCCCTGGTGTTGCTCGGGTTCCTGCCGTGGCAGGATGCGCTCACAGGCATCGAGAAAGGCATCGACGTCTACCTCTTCCTGATCGGCATGATGCTGATCGCCGAGCTTGCCCGGCTCGAAGGCCTGTTCGACTATCTCGCAGCGCTTGCGGTCGAATATGCGGGTGGCTCGCCGCAACGGCTGTTCCTGCTGATCTACATCGTCGGTACGATCGTCACCGTGCTGCTCTCCAACGACGCCACCGCCATCGTGCTCACGCCCGCCGTCTATGCCGCAACGCGCGCGGCCGGCGCGAAGCCGCTGCCCTATCTCTTCGTCTGTGCCTTCATCGCCAACGCCGCAAGCTTCGTGCTGCCGATCTCCAACCCGGCCAATCTCGTCGTGTTCGGCGCGCGCATGCCGCACTTGACGGAATGGCTGCGCCTGTTCGCCCTGCCCTCGGCGGCCTCGATCCTGCTGACCTACATCGTGCTGCGCCTGACCCTGCACCGCGCGCTGAAGGAGGAGACGATCGCGCGCAGCGTGCCGCATCCAGAGCTCGGCCGCGGCGGCAAGCTGACCGCGGTGGGTATCGTGGCGATCGGCGTCGTGCTGGTCACGGCCTCCGCGCTCGACAAGCAGCTGGGCCTGCCGACTTTCATCTGCGGCGTGGTGACGGCCGCCTTCGTCCTGCTGATCAGCCGGCAATCGCCGCTGCCGGTGCTGCGCGGCGTGTCCTGGAGCGTGCTGCCGCTGGTCGGCGGGCTCTTCGTGATGGTGGAAGCGCTGATCAAGACCGGCGTGATCGGCCACCTCAGTGCGCTGCTGCATCAGGCGGTCGCTCAATCCGTGACGAACGCCGCCTGGAGCGTCGGCATTGCCACCGCGATCGCCGACAACATCGCCAACAATTTGCCCGTCGGCCTCGTCGCAGGCTCGGTCGCGGCCAGCGATCACCTGCCCGCCCCCGTCGTCAGCGCCATCCTGATCGGCGTCGATCTCGGGCCCAATCTGTCGGTAACAGGCTCGCTCGCCACCATCCTCTGGCTGGTCGCGCTGCGGCGGGAGAAGATCGAGGTCGGCGCCTGGCCGTTCCTCAAGCTGGGCCTGCTGGTGACGCCACCAGCCTTGATCGGAGCGCTCGCGGCTGCGATCTGGTAATCGCGCGCAATTTGCGGCGCATCAATGTCGTCGCCAAAGCCGGACCTATCCTTCACCTTGTCGCGCGTCCCCATACGGCGCGGCACGGAGGTCCATCATGAAGATTCAGTCCAAGGCATTGCCGCAGAGCTTTTCCCTGCGCCGCTCGTTTCAGGGCTTCAAAGCCCCGGGCGAAGGGCGAGCCGAGGCATCGCACCCGCTGCTGATTTACTCGGCTGTCGTGTTGCTGGCCCTGTTCGCGATCGTGGAGATCGACCTGCACAGCGCCCAGCTTCAGGCGATCGGCCTGCTCGGCCATGGGATCGAGATCGATCCCGTCTTCCTGAGCCCCTAGCCGCTCGTGCGGCCCATCCCAAGGACGGTCCCGGTCGCGGCCACGATGGCCGCGACCGGGTCACGCATCGTCAGTCGTTCTCGTAGCCGTAGACTTCCGGCAGGATGAAGATCGCAGCGAGCAATCCGATCAGCGGAAAGATCGCGACCATGAGCGTAGCGTTCGCTTGGCCGATCGCCGCGAACACCGTCGGGAACAGGAAGATCGCCAGGAACGAGGGCAGCTTCACGAACATGTAGGCGAAGCCGCTGGCCGTGCCGCGATACTTGGGCTTGGCGACCATGGTCGGGATCGTCATGCAGTTCGACGCGTCCCAATAATGGCCCCACAACATCGCGGCGGCCGCGAACGGCAGCAGGATCTTGTTGTCGGTATAGAGCGCGAAGGCCGCGACCAGCAGCGACGCCAGTACGATCGAGAAGCCCGCGATCGAAATACCGCGGTGGCCGATCTTCGGCGTCAGCAGCGGACCGACCCAACCCGACAAGGCGGCGAAGGAGAACAGCGCCATCGTCACCAGATTGATGCCGAGCACGCTCGACACGCCGACCATCACAAAGAGTACCGGCAGATAGAACGCGAAGGTCGAAAACTCGCTGGCTTGCACGAAGCAGGCGATCCAGCCGTAGATCGTCGCACGCCAGCGGATCGGATCCTTCCTGAGATCGGCGAGGAATGCGCGGGTCGAGACCTTCGGCACTTCGACGTCCTGGTCCGGCAACATGTCGAGATTGTCGTTGAACATCTCGCGCGCGACCTGCTTGGCCTCGCGGTAACGGCCCTTCTGCACCAGCCACACCGCCGTCTCCGGCACGTCATGCCGCATGATCAGGATGATCAGCGCCGGCAACGCGCCGAGGCCGAGCGTCACACGCCACAGCAACTCGTGATTCATGTCGATCAGGAGGAAGATCACGATGACGCCGATGGTGAGGACCTCGCCGACCGCGAACATGAACTGCCAGCGGTTGCCCATGACCTCGCGCTCACCCTTGGCCATGGATTCCATGATGTAGGTGTAGCCGGTCGAGATGTCCGAGCCGAGCGGAATGCCGAGCAGGAAGCGGATCACGATGAGCCAGGTGATATCAGACACGAAGGCCTGCGCCAGCGCCAGCACGATGAACAGCACCATCGTGGTCAGGAACATGACGCGGCGGCCGATCTTGTCCGAGAGCCAGCCGCCGAGCAGCGCACCGATCAGCGCGCCGCCCTGCGTGCCCGCGGCAGCAAGGCCGAGCATCAGTGCGG includes the following:
- a CDS encoding acetyl/propionyl/methylcrotonyl-CoA carboxylase subunit alpha, which produces MFKRILIANRGEIACRVIKTARRMGIQTVAVYSEADRDALHVEMADEAVLIGPPAAAESYLVIEKIVEACRKTGAEAVHPGYGFLSEREAFPRALEAAGIVFIGPNPGAIAAMGDKIESKKAAAKAKVSTVPGYLGVIEDDKHAVRIADEIGYPVMIKASAGGGGKGMRIAHSKAEVAEGFNLAKAEAKASFGDDRVFVEKFIVDPRHIEIQVLGDKHGNVIYLGERECSIQRRNQKVIEEAPSPLLDEATRRKMGEQAVALAKAVNYDSAGTVEFVAGQDKSFFFLEMNTRLQVEHPVTELVTGIDLVEQMLRVAAGEKLAISQKDVTLTGWAVESRLYAEDPFRNFLPSIGRLVKYRPPAEASQDGITVRNDTGVQEGGEISIHYDPMIAKLVTHAPSRAAAIEAQATALDSFYVEGIRHNIPFLSALMHHPRWREGRLSTGFIAEEFPKGFAVRVPEGEVARRIAAVGAAIDHVLGERKRQISGQMGGRVVQRERRRAVWLDRQEILLEVGRESDAIAIRFIDAEGKAGTAHLLQSPWKPGDPVWQGTIDGHFVAVQARPVANGIRLAHQGVEVPVYVWTETEATSARLMPVTTASDTGKKLLCPMPGLVVSIAVTEGQEVKAGETLAVVEAMKMQNVLRAEQDGTVKKVHASAGATLAVDALILEFA
- a CDS encoding putative zinc-binding metallopeptidase, with protein sequence MKLFVCQDCGNVLYFENRACERCGHRVAFLPERETMSAIEPDGEAWATLADKGKRRMLCRNAEYDACNWLTDAGDTTGYCRACRHNGIVPDLSDPVQLAGWRELEVAKHRLFYSLIRWKLPLQTRQENPEHGLIFNFLADDPNSGQRIMTGHDNGLITIALTETDDIERERRRLEMGEPYRTLLGHFRHEVGHYFWDVLVRDGDRLEECRAVFGDDSADYGQALQLHYAEGAPPDWQQNYVSAYATTHPWEDFAETWAHYLHIVDTLEMASEFGMEVRPKVDRDGELTARIRFNPYETRNVEALVNAWLPFTFAMNSVNRAMGLRDLYPFILSPAVVGKLGFIHGLVRDVARAAKP
- a CDS encoding PAS domain S-box protein; amino-acid sequence: MRSRITTADTLNDPLPETTAAERLRQHLEDIARERDDAYRALQEREAELARIQRIGKVGGLEVDFRQGFKNRRSPEYLMIHGLPAEAADETHEDWVNRIHPEDRDAAVKHFFDALAGTSEDYTAEYRIIRPSDGETRWIRVVAKLERDTDGRAIRLVGAHIDVTAQALARETLRESEERFRLIADSAPVPIWVTKLDRTRSFANQAYVDFVGLPYDQAIAFDWRKVLHPEDLPHVLQQSVQGEASLKPFVLEARYKDASGQWRWLRSESQPRWDPTGKHIGFIGVAHDITVAKQAEIELRQLNETLEERIVERTAQLESNEARLRAILETSNQYQGLVNLEGELLYANKTALDGIKASPADVIGKPFWDTPWFTGTHGMSATVREAFDTVLRGEAVRLEMRLRLPIGERDFDFGMRPVLDRHGNITGAVPEAVDITERRRGEEALRQSQKMEAIGQLTGGVAHDFNNLLTIIRSATDFLRRRELPEERRRRYVDAISDTVERASKLTAQLLAFARRQPLKPQIFNVGSQVEGVAQLIRPLVGGRIEIGVEVNDADCFTVADIAQFESALINLAINARDAMDGEGRLTIAVRKVAGIPGLRAQSARGGDYVAISVADTGSGIAPENIDAIFEPFFTTKEVGKGTGLGLSQAFGFAKQSEGDIAVTSMHGEGATFTIYLPQAHSPAAEKDAAALTSEAATTGRGYRVLVVEDNDDVGQFSTELLEDLGYVVRRVANANAALAILGENEFSVDLVFSDVIMPGMNGVELAGIIRERYPGLPVVLTSGYSNVLAENAHRGFELIQKPYSVESLSRILRKAITEKLSVAR
- a CDS encoding EamA family transporter yields the protein MKPALFSAWQTWALLSACFAALTAIFAKVGVENINPDLATFIRTIVVLLAFSVLLFFTGQFAVPSAVSPKTWTFLVLSGLATGASWLCYFRALKLGPATLVAPIDKLSVVLVALFAFAFLGERPTAQGWLGIAMIGAGAVLLAVKF
- a CDS encoding MFS transporter; the encoded protein is MSSENPDQARRAGRALDAANFFLADVRDGLGPYLAVYLLTEQHWDEARIGLVMSIATIAGIVAQTPAGALVDATRAKRLVMVIAAIMVTLASLSLPLFPGFLPVAISQGIAQAAAVVFPPAIAAVSLGIFGHAAFTRRIGRNETFNHAGNAVAAALAGLSAYWFGPTVVFYLLGAMAIASLVSILAIPARAIDHDLARGLHEADAGLQREQPSGLAVLLTCRPLLVFAICVLLFHLSNAAMLPLVGQKLALQDRNMGTSLMSACIVAAQIVMVPFAMLVGARADRWGHKRFFLAALLILPLRGALYTLSDNPFWLVGVQLLDGVGAGIFGAIFPVIVADLMRNTGRFNVAQGAVITAQSIGAALSTTLAGLVVVGAGYSAAFMTLGAVAAIGAVVCIVALPETRQGEDSDPRPRGKTEAPASAIAAEQTRSISRTERAV
- a CDS encoding arsenic transporter, which translates into the protein MPSNAIWAWSIIAAATGGVIIRPFRLPEAIWALVGAGSLVLLGFLPWQDALTGIEKGIDVYLFLIGMMLIAELARLEGLFDYLAALAVEYAGGSPQRLFLLIYIVGTIVTVLLSNDATAIVLTPAVYAATRAAGAKPLPYLFVCAFIANAASFVLPISNPANLVVFGARMPHLTEWLRLFALPSAASILLTYIVLRLTLHRALKEETIARSVPHPELGRGGKLTAVGIVAIGVVLVTASALDKQLGLPTFICGVVTAAFVLLISRQSPLPVLRGVSWSVLPLVGGLFVMVEALIKTGVIGHLSALLHQAVAQSVTNAAWSVGIATAIADNIANNLPVGLVAGSVAASDHLPAPVVSAILIGVDLGPNLSVTGSLATILWLVALRREKIEVGAWPFLKLGLLVTPPALIGALAAAIW
- a CDS encoding MFS transporter, which gives rise to MSTMAMPQPTASEAAVRYLITNYSPKGNKVGWLMMASILVEAWDLYSIAFVLIFIKEQYNPTALMLGLAAAGTQGGALIGALLGGWLSDKIGRRVMFLTTMVLFIVLALAQAFVSDITWLIVIRFLLGIPLGSDISTGYTYIMESMAKGEREVMGNRWQFMFAVGEVLTIGVIVIFLLIDMNHELLWRVTLGLGALPALIILIMRHDVPETAVWLVQKGRYREAKQVAREMFNDNLDMLPDQDVEVPKVSTRAFLADLRKDPIRWRATIYGWIACFVQASEFSTFAFYLPVLFVMVGVSSVLGINLVTMALFSFAALSGWVGPLLTPKIGHRGISIAGFSIVLASLLVAAFALYTDNKILLPFAAAAMLWGHYWDASNCMTIPTMVAKPKYRGTASGFAYMFVKLPSFLAIFLFPTVFAAIGQANATLMVAIFPLIGLLAAIFILPEVYGYEND